TGGCGACAGAGCCGTTGCTGCCGACGACCGCGCCGTCCAGGGGGCCGTCGGCGACGAGCGCGCCGATGGAGTACGGCTGCCGCCCCGAGATCGCCAGCACGTCGAGGCCGGCGCGCCGGGCGCGCGCGAACGCCTCGCGGGTGCGGGGGCTGATGGTGCGGTGGTCGCTGCGCAGGAGGGTCCCGTCCATGTCGGTGGCGATCAGACGGATGGACATGGAACGGCTCCTACTTCGGTTGATTCAGGTGGACGCGCCCCTGTGGGCGTGCCCGGACCCCGGCGGCCTCAGACGCCGACGGCGCGGCGTCCGGAGAAGGCGCGGCCCAGGGTGATCTCGTCGGCGAACTCCAGGTCGCCGCCGACGGGCAGGCCGGACGCCAGGCGCGACACCGTGATCCCGGTGTTGGCCAGCAGGCGTGTGAGGTACGTGGCGGTCGCCTCGCCCTCCAGGTTCGGGTCGGTGGCGAGGATGACCTCGGTGACGACCGGGGAGGAGAGCCGGCGCAGCAGTTCGGCGATGTGCAGGTCCTCGGGCCCGACGTGGTCGATCGGGCTGATCGCGCCGCCGAGCACGTGGTAGAGGCCGCGGAACTCGCGCGTCCGCTCGATGGCCGCCACGTCCTTGGACTCCTCGACGACGCAGATGGTCGCCTGGTCGCGGCGCGGGTCGCGGCAGACCCGGCACGTGGTGTCCTCGGACACGTTGAAGCAGATGTCGCAGAACCGGACCTTGTCCGCCACCTCGCGCAGCGCGGTCGCGAGGCGCTCGACGTCGTCGCGGTCGGCGTTGAGCAGGTGGAACGCGATCCGCTGGGCGCTCTTGGGGCCGATCCCCGGAAGCCGACCCAGCTCGTCGATCAGCGTCTGGATGGGACCCTCGTACAACGTCGCTCCGCTCAGAAGGGCAGGTTCGGGATCTGCGGCATGGACGCCGCAGCCATCGCCTTGACCTGGCTGGAGGCGTCGCGGAGCGCGGCGACGATCAGGTCGCCGAGCGTCTCGGGATCCTCGGGGTCGATCGCCGAGGGGGCGATGACGACCTGCGTGACGTCGCCCTCCCCCGTCATGGTGACCTGGACGAGGTCGCCGCCGGCGGTGCCCTCGACGGTCGTCGCGGCCAGTTGGGCCTGGGCGTCGGCCATCTGCTGCTGCATGGCTTGCGCCTGGGCGAGCAGCGCGTTCATGTCGAAGCCGCCGCCTTCGGTACCGAACATGGACATGCGGACCTACCTTTCGTCGTGATCCATCCTAGGCGATGGGGGTCGGGCGGCCCCGCCGAGCCGGCCGGGCACGCCCACCGGACGCCGGTCCGGCGCGGTCCCGGACGGGGCGCGGGTCACGGCTCGGGGGCCTCCTCGCCGATGAGCTCGGCGCCGAGCACCTTCGCCAGCAGTTCCCCGGAGCCCAGGGGCTCGTCGTCGAGGGTGATGTCGTCGGGCGACTCGACGGTCTCGGGCTCCTCGGTCGGACCCACCTGGGTCCGCTGGATGTTCGCGCGGGCCTGCTCGGCGTAGGGGTTGGGCGCGACGTCGTCGGGCTCGGGCGGGGTCTGCGGCCCCCGCGGCGGGGGGCCGGGCGGCGGAGCGGCCGGCGGGGCCTCGGGGCCGCCGTCACCCGGCACCACCTGGACCGTCGGCGCGACGCCGAACACCTCCAGCACCGCCTCGCGGACGATCTGGTCGCTGCCCCCGCGGGAGAAGCTCTCCAGCGCGCCGGGGTTGTTGAGCGCCAGCGTGAGGACGCCGTCGGCGAACGCGTGCACCTGGGCGTTCTCGCGCAGGATGATCCAGGTCACCCGGCGGCGTCCGCGCACGGCGTCCAGGACCTCGGGCCAACGGGCCCGCACGTCGGCGGTGCTGAGCTGCGCCGGGTCGCCCCCGGACGCCGCGGCTGCGGCCGCCCGCTGCGGCGGCGCGGCCGGCGCCTCGCGGACCGGTTCGCGGCGCTGGGGCACGTTCACCGACCAGCCGGCCGACTCCCGCGACGGCTCCGCCGCCCCCTCCGGAGCGCGCCGCCCGGAGGGCCGCCGATCCGGGGCGCCCCCCTCGGCGGCGCTGCGCGGGTCGGGAGCGTTCCCGGAGTGGTGCGGGCCGGAGTCGCCCCGCGGGTCGGGAGCGTTCCCGGCCCCGGGGCGCGGGTCGGTGGCGTTCGGCGCGTCGGGGCGCTCGGGAGCGTTGCGCGGGTCCGGGGCGCCTCCGACTCCGGGGCGCGGGTCGGCGTTCGGTGCGTCGGGATGCGGCTCGGGAGCGTTCCGCGGGTCGGACGCGTCCGATGCGTCGGGATCTCTCCGGTTGTCGGGACGCGGATCGGGCGCGCTCCCCGCGGCGTCGCGCGGGTCAGGGACGTTCCGCGACGCGGGCGCGTCCCCGGCGGCGTCCCTC
Above is a window of Propioniciclava coleopterorum DNA encoding:
- a CDS encoding YbaB/EbfC family nucleoid-associated protein, giving the protein MSMFGTEGGGFDMNALLAQAQAMQQQMADAQAQLAATTVEGTAGGDLVQVTMTGEGDVTQVVIAPSAIDPEDPETLGDLIVAALRDASSQVKAMAAASMPQIPNLPF
- the recR gene encoding recombination mediator RecR → MYEGPIQTLIDELGRLPGIGPKSAQRIAFHLLNADRDDVERLATALREVADKVRFCDICFNVSEDTTCRVCRDPRRDQATICVVEESKDVAAIERTREFRGLYHVLGGAISPIDHVGPEDLHIAELLRRLSSPVVTEVILATDPNLEGEATATYLTRLLANTGITVSRLASGLPVGGDLEFADEITLGRAFSGRRAVGV